CTGGCACAGAGATAAGCATGTCTTCATCCGCCGAAAAGGCCACATGGAATTTGGATAGGCGGCCGGGGTACCAGATCTATAGTGAGGCGCACCGGGGATTCCTGGCCGCTGAGAGAGTTCTCCGGGGAGTTTGATTCCGCTGGTATCTGGTCGATGCCTCCGGGGCACGGGTCGTCTCCGCCTATCGCCTTCGCAGGGAATCCCGACCCCAGAAGTATGCCAGTGAGATGGTTCCACCCGTGAGCAGAACTCTGGCCACCCCATCCGGATTGCCGAATGCGAGCGCCGAGCCCGAACCTATTGCAAGAAGCCCGGCCCACAGGCTCGAATCCTTCCAATTCCGCTTTCTGTCCACGGTGGCCAAGCTCCTCATGGTAGTACATTGCACATCGGCCGATCTGCATGAACTCTCCGCACAAGCCGGCTGCCTGCTTCCTTCGCTGCGACAGCCCCCCGTGGCCGACCGGCTCGCCTCCGCCGAGCGGGCCCTACCCCCGACCAACCTCCACGACGGGTACCACGTGTACCGATGGACCAAGGACTGGACGTCGGCCGACGCGGATGCCTACGCGGAAGCACACGGACTGGCAGATGGCGACATCATGGGCAGCGAGGTGTCGCCCGGCTTCGGCCGGCCCGGTCGGGGAACCCGGTACAAGCTCCCGGGTATCTTCAGGACCGACGGTACGCACGCCATGAACGTCCAATGGCTGCTCAGCAACGGCTTCCTCAAGGAGGTGGAGTGAGAATCACCGAGCTGCGGCCGGCCTTGCGCACCGCCGGAGTCGACGACGCCGTTTATCGGCTGGAGGGCGAGCCGTGGAACCCGGCCGGGCCGGGCCCGGACCACGGAGGGATCGCGCTGCTGCGCTCCCGCGCCGGCGAGTGGTATGTGCTCGGGGGAGCCGATGCCACCTACGGCACCTACTCCCGCCTGCGCACCTTCGGCACGGAGGAGGAAGCCTGCGAGGTCTTCTATCGGGAGATGACGCGCCCGGAGCCGTTCGCCGTGGAGAAGGTCGCCTGGGCGGCCGAATTCGAGGCGCGACGCGCCGAGAACCGGGCGCACGCCGACCGGACCTGGCCCGAGGCGGCGCGGGTGCGCGAGCACTGGCATCGCATCTGGCAGCGCCGCGAGGCGCAGGACCAACCCGCGATGACTGCCGTGGAACTCGACCAGGCGCTGCGCGAGGCCGGCAGCCGCGGCGGGCTGCGGATAGGGGGCATCGACCCTGTCAACCGGGACAACTGCACCCTCGCGGCGCCGTGCCCGGACGGAAGGTGGTGGATCGCCTGGAGCGGCGAACGCGGGGGCGGCGGCCACTATCTGGCCGTGGGGCTGACCGAAGCCGAGGCCTGCACCTTCCTGTTCAACTCGGCCACCGCGCACGGCGTCGCGGACCGCCCCACATCGGCCCAATGGCGTGGCCAAC
This DNA window, taken from Phaeacidiphilus oryzae TH49, encodes the following:
- a CDS encoding TNT domain-containing protein, translating into MSRTLATPSGLPNASAEPEPIARSPAHRLESFQFRFLSTVAKLLMVVHCTSADLHELSAQAGCLLPSLRQPPVADRLASAERALPPTNLHDGYHVYRWTKDWTSADADAYAEAHGLADGDIMGSEVSPGFGRPGRGTRYKLPGIFRTDGTHAMNVQWLLSNGFLKEVE